In Thermoanaerobaculum aquaticum, the sequence CAGGCCAATGGCGTTGAGGTAGCCTGCGTAGCTTGTGGGGTTTTCCTCCACCGCCTGGGCGATTTGGCCAAAGTCCACGGTGCCAAAGACCTTGTAGGCCAAAAAGATGGCCAAGAGAAAACCAAAATCCCCGATGCGGTTGACGATGAAGGCTTTTTTGCCTGCGGAAGCGCACCAGTCCTGGGTGAAGTAGTAACCAATGAGGAGGTAGGAGCAAAGGCCAACGCCTTCCCAGCCCACAAAGAGGACCAGGAGGTTGGCCCCCAGGACGAGGGTGAGCATGGCAAACATGAAGAGGTTGAGGTAAGCAAAGTAGCGGGCAAAGCCCCGGTCGCTTTCGCTGTGCATGTAGCCAACGGAGTAGACGTGAATCAAAAACCCCACAAAGGTGACAAAGAACACCATGACCGCCGAAAGCGCATCCAAACGCAAAGAGAAATCAACGGAGAACTCGCCGGCGGCCAGCCAGCGGAACAGCGAAAGCTGGAAGGGTTCATGGTTGGGGCGCTGGAGGAACTCCACCAGGCAGGCAAGCGCCACCAGCAAAGCGAGGCCCACGCTGCCCACTCCTACCACGGAGGTGGTGCGCTTGGAAAACCTCATAGAGCCGGCCAGCAGGATCACCGCGCCCGCCAGGGGCAAGGCTAAAAGCAACCAAAGGAAGCCGAGCACGTGGCACCTCCTACCAACGCATGGCCGACAAGCGGTCCACGTCAATGGACTGCAGCCGGCGGAAAATCGCCACCAACAACGCGAGCCCCACCGCCACCTCGGCAGCGGCCACAGCCATCACGAAGAACACCACCACCTGGCCCTCCAGGTTGCCGTGCTGCTTGGCAAAGGCCACGAAGGCCAGGTTGGCGGCGTTGAGCATGAGCTCGATGCCCAAAAGGGTGGCGATGCCGTTGCGCCGCAACAGTACGCCGCCGGCACCGATGGCAAAAAGCACGGAAGAAAGCACAAGAAAGTGGCCAATGGTTAGCATGTCAGTGTTTCCTCTTGACTAAAACCAGGGCGCCGATGAGCGCCGCCAAAAGCACCACGGAAACCAGCTCGAAGGCAAAAAGGTGCGGTCCTACCAGGAGCCTCCCCAGGGCGTGGGCGGTGTTTCCCGCCTCCGGGTGGGGGATTCCCGTTCCCGAAAAACCACGGAAGAAGAAAAACCCGGCCGCCGCTACCGCTGCGGCCAAAAAGGCTCCCAGTGTCTTTTGAATGGGGCGGGGGTTCTCCTCTCCGGAAACTGTGGGTGCTCCCAGCAGCATGACCACAAACAGGAACAACACCAAAATGGCCCCGGCGTAAATGAGCACCTGGGCACCGGCGAGGAAATCCGCACCCATGAGGGCAAAGTTCACGGCCACGCAAAAGAACGTGACGATGAGGGCCAAAACGTTGATCACCGGGTTGCGATGGGCCACCGCCACCAGGGCTGAGACCACCGCTGCCACCGCCGCCAGGTAAAAGACCGCAAGCTCCATGGGCCCTCCTTACCACCAGCCTTGGGTGAGGCCGAAGCTGACCCAAACGAGGTTGAGCAAAGCCAGGGGGATCAAGCCCTTCCACCCCAAGCGCATGAGCTGGTCAAAACGGAAGCGGGGAAGCGTCCACCGCACCCAAACGAAAAGCCAAAGCAAAAAGCCCACCTTGGCCAAGAAAATGGCAAAGGAAAGCAAAAGCCCCAGCCAGCCGGCCGGCAAAGTCACGCCCGGAAGGTTCCAGCCACCCAGGTAAAGGGTGGTGGCCAACGCCGAAACCGTGGTCATGTTGATGTACTCCGACATCATGAAGGCCGCGAACTTCATGGAGGAAAGCTCCACGTGGTAGCCAGCCACCAGCTCGTTTTCGGCTTCGGCCAGGTCAAACGGCAGGCGGTTGGTTTCGGCAAAGGCGGCAACCAGAAACACCAGGAAACCCAAAAACTGCGGCACCGCGTTCCAAAGCTTGGCTTGGTGCTCCACGATGGTGGTCAGGCGCAGGTCCCCGCTTGCCAGCAACACCCCCAGCACCGCCAGGGTCATGGCCAGCTCGTAGGAGATGAGCTGCGCGGAGGAGCGGAGCCCCCCAAGCAGCGAGTACTTGTTGTTGGAAGCCCAGCCTGCCAGGACGATGCCGTAAACCGAAATGGAAGAAAGGGCCAGAAGGTACAGCACCCCGATGTTGAGGTCGGGGGCAACGATGAGCCCTTTGAGCGGCACACCAAAAAGCGTGACGCCCTCGGCTTTGGCGAAGGGGATGACGATAAAGGTGGAAAGCGCCACAAAAACCGCCACCGCCGGGGCCAGGAAGTAAAGCCCCTTGGAAACGTGGCCGGGGGTGACGTCTTCCTTAAACAAAAGCTTGACAGCGTCGGCCAGCGGTTGCAAAAGCCCCCAGGGGCCCACGCGGTTGGGACCCAGACGGTCCTGAATGAAGGCGGCCCCCCGGCGTTCCACCCAGGTCATGACCGGAACCACGGTGAGCAGCATGCCGGCGATAACCGCCAGCTTAACGGCGGCAACCCCCACTTCAGCCCACATGTTGACGCTCCCTGTAGGATGTTTCGTCCGCACCCAGAAGGGTGTCCCAATCCAGCCCGGCAAAGCCTTGCTCGCCTTCCGCGATCCACTGGAAAACCTGCTGCGGTGCGCTGGCGGCCAGGTTCCCAAAGCCCAGGGCCCGCGCCAGGAACGCCAGAATTTGCCAGAGGGGACGGGCTTCGCCGGCGGGCGCCACAGCTGCCGCAAAGCGCTGCACCTTACCGGTGGAGGAGGTAAAGGTGCCCTCGTTGGAAGCCAGGGAAGCCACCGGCAGCACCCAGGTGGCCGCCTCTAGAAGCGGCGAATCCACCCTGGCCATCACCACCGTGGGGCCTACCTTGATGAGCTGAACGGCTTCGGGAGTGGCCAGGAACGGGTGGGCCTGCGGGTCTAGGATGACCGTGAGGTCGGCCGCCCCGTAGAGGAAGCGGGCAAGCCCTTCCTCGTCCACGGTGGCAATCCCCAGGCGCTTGGCCCCTTCCACGTTGGGCAGGGCGCTTTGCGAGTAAAGCCACTCCCGGCGTCCGTTCTTCATCTTCCGCGGCTCGCCGGCAAACACCGGCACCACCATTTCGCCTTGCAGCTGCCGGGTGAAAAGCTCGCGGGCAAGGTAGAGCTCCTCGTTGGACATTGTTCCCGAGGCCACCACCCGCAAGGTCTTCACGGCCTTCACATCCAGGGCCAGGGCCCGCAGCACTTCCGCCCAGGAAAGCTCCTGCCACCCTTCCTTGATCCGCCGCTTGGGACGCAGCACGTCCTGCTGGTTGAGCGACTCGGCCAAGAATCGGCCGTAATCGCAAAGCCAGGTGGCGTTGATGTCCGGGTTTTCCCGGGGGGTGAAGCGGTAGACGATGCGCTCGTGGTGGTCTATCCAAATGTTGCAGCCGATGGAGCAACCGGGGCACACCGAGGGGGTAGACGAAAGCTTCCAGGCGCGCTTGCGGAAGCGGAACTCCCGCACGGTGAGCGCCCCCACCGGGCACACGTCTGCGGCGCAAGCGGAAAAGGGGTCGTCAAAGGGACGACCGTCAAACGTGTCAATGTAAGCGTGGTTTCCCCGGCTCTTGTAGGTGAGCGCGCAGGTTTCGGAAATCTCCTGGGTAAAGCGGATGCACCGGGAGCAGTGGATGCAGCGGTTTTGGTTTTGGATCACGTGGGGGCCGAGCAATCGGCGCTCCAGGCCGGGGAAGGTGCGGCGGGTTTCCAGCATTCCCGAGGCAAAGGTCCCCCTTTGCTCGCTCATGGCGTGATCCTGCAGCAGGCACTCGCCCGCCTGGTCGCACACCGGGCAGTCCAGGGGGTGGTTGGCCAGCAAAAACTCCATGACCGCTTCTCGGGCTTCCCGCACCCGCTCGGAGGTTTCGGACTTCACCACCATCCCGTCTGCAGCGGGAGTGGCACAGGCAATGGCCAGACGGGGCTGCCCTTCGATTTCCACCATGCAGATGCGGCACTGACCCACCACGGTGAGGTACGGGTGGTAGCAAAAGTACGGGACATCCACGCCGGCGAGGCGCGCCGCTTCAATGAGGTTGGTTCCCTGGGGAACCTCCACTTCGCGGCCGTCAATGGTGAGCTTGGGCATGGGATCTAGCCTCCAAACCTGACGTCTCTTCCAGTCCAGGGCATGACCGGAAGCTTCTTGGGAGGGATGGGCTTGGCCCGGGCCACGGCGGCTTCAAACTCCTGCCGGAACTTGCGAACCAAGCTGGAAATGGGGAGAGCAAAAGCGTCGCCCAGGGGACAAATGGTCATGCCCTGGGAGGCAAAGCGGCAAATGCGCAGGAGCTGGTCGGGGTCCGAGGGGTGGCCGTAGCCCTGCACCAGGCGGGTGAGGATATCCAGACACCAATCGGAGCCCTCACGGCAGGGGGTGCACTGGCCACAGGACTCGTGGGCGTAAAAGTGGGCGAGGTTACGGCCCACTTCCACCATGTCCACGGTGTCGTCCATGACGATGATTCCGCCGGAGCCGAGCATGGTGCCGGCAGCGGCGCAGGAGTCGAAGTCGGCCAGCACATCCACCTCATCGGCGGTGAGCACCGGGGATGAAGATCCCCCCGGGAAAAAGGCCTTGAGCTTACGGCCGTTGCGGATGCCACCGGCGTGCTCAAAGATGATCTCCCGGAAGGTCACCCCCAAGGGCAGCTCGAAAACTCCTGGCCGGTTCACATGTCCGGAAACGCAGAACAGCTTGGGCCCGGTGTTGCGGGGGCGGCCAATGGAAGCAAACCACTTGGCGCCCCGGGTCATGATGTGGGGGAGGCACGCTAACGTTTCCACGTTGTTCACCACCGTGGGCTTGCCGAAAACCCCCACCACGGCCGGGAAGGGCGGCTTGAGCCGGGGAAACCCGCGCTTACCCTCCAACGACTCAATGAGCGCGGTTTCCTCCCCGCAAATGTAGGCACCCGCCCCGCGGTGCACCCAAATCTCGAGGTCGTAGCCGCTGTTGAGGATGTCCTTGCCCAGGAAACCATGCGCCCGAGCTTGTTCGATGGCTTCCTCGAGAATCCTGGCCCAACGGTAAAACTCGCCGCGGATGTAAATGTACGCGGTGTGAGCCCCAATGGCATACGAGGCAATGGCGATCCCTTCGATCACCATTTGCGGGTCGTACTCGATGAGCTCCCGGTCCTTGAACGTTCCCGGCTCGGATTCGTCGGCGTTGCAAATGAGGTACTTGGGACCCGGGTGGTCCTTGGGCACAAAGCTCCACTTGCGGCCGGTGGGGAAGCCCGCGCCACCCCGGCCCCGGAGTTCGGAATCAATCACCTCCTGGGTGACCGCTTCGGGTGGCATGGAAAGGGCTTTCTTAAACCCTTCCCACCCTCCTGCCTGGAGGTAGGTGTTGATGTCCCTGGAGTTGGCCACGCCGCGGGCGCGCAGCAGCACGCTTTCCATGGTCATTGCTCCTTTGCCAGCTCAGAAAGGAGCTGGTCCAGCTTTTCCGGGGTCATGTTTTCGTAGTAGTCCTCGTTGACTTGGATCACCGGCGCCCCACCGCAGGCACCCAAGCACTCCACGCCCACAAGCTGGAAGGTGCCGTCGGCGGTCTTCTCGCCAAAGCCAATGCCAAGCCTGTCTTTGATGTGCTGGGCCAGGGTTTTGGCACCGCACAGCTCGCAGGAAAGAGTGACGCAAAGCTGCAGCACGTACTTGGCCGGCGGCTTTCTATGGAACATGGTGTAAAAGCTCACCACGCCTTCCACAAAGGCCGGGCTTTCCTCTAGCTTTTCCGCCACCGCCTCGATCACCCCAGGGGAAATCCAACCGTAGCGCTCCTGGCACAGCCAAAGCACCGGGAGCATGGCTGCCCTTTTGGTGGGGTAGCGCTTGAGGATTTGCGCAATGCGCTCCTCCATGGCCTGGTCGAAGGTGACTTTCTGCAGTTGCTCCGGTGGAACGGCGTGAATGGCCTGGGTTTTCATTGCTCGCTCCCGCGCTTAGCCCAGTCAAAGGCCCCTT encodes:
- the nuoK gene encoding NADH-quinone oxidoreductase subunit NuoK, with protein sequence MLTIGHFLVLSSVLFAIGAGGVLLRRNGIATLLGIELMLNAANLAFVAFAKQHGNLEGQVVVFFVMAVAAAEVAVGLALLVAIFRRLQSIDVDRLSAMRW
- a CDS encoding proton-conducting transporter transmembrane domain-containing protein, which codes for MLGFLWLLLALPLAGAVILLAGSMRFSKRTTSVVGVGSVGLALLVALACLVEFLQRPNHEPFQLSLFRWLAAGEFSVDFSLRLDALSAVMVFFVTFVGFLIHVYSVGYMHSESDRGFARYFAYLNLFMFAMLTLVLGANLLVLFVGWEGVGLCSYLLIGYYFTQDWCASAGKKAFIVNRIGDFGFLLAIFLAYKVFGTVDFGQIAQAVEENPTSYAGYLNAIGLLLFVGAVGKSAQLPLYVWLPDAMAGPTPVSALIHAATMVTAGVYMVARTNVIYR
- the nuoF gene encoding NADH-quinone oxidoreductase subunit NuoF; amino-acid sequence: MESVLLRARGVANSRDINTYLQAGGWEGFKKALSMPPEAVTQEVIDSELRGRGGAGFPTGRKWSFVPKDHPGPKYLICNADESEPGTFKDRELIEYDPQMVIEGIAIASYAIGAHTAYIYIRGEFYRWARILEEAIEQARAHGFLGKDILNSGYDLEIWVHRGAGAYICGEETALIESLEGKRGFPRLKPPFPAVVGVFGKPTVVNNVETLACLPHIMTRGAKWFASIGRPRNTGPKLFCVSGHVNRPGVFELPLGVTFREIIFEHAGGIRNGRKLKAFFPGGSSSPVLTADEVDVLADFDSCAAAGTMLGSGGIIVMDDTVDMVEVGRNLAHFYAHESCGQCTPCREGSDWCLDILTRLVQGYGHPSDPDQLLRICRFASQGMTICPLGDAFALPISSLVRKFRQEFEAAVARAKPIPPKKLPVMPWTGRDVRFGG
- the nuoH gene encoding NADH-quinone oxidoreductase subunit NuoH codes for the protein MWAEVGVAAVKLAVIAGMLLTVVPVMTWVERRGAAFIQDRLGPNRVGPWGLLQPLADAVKLLFKEDVTPGHVSKGLYFLAPAVAVFVALSTFIVIPFAKAEGVTLFGVPLKGLIVAPDLNIGVLYLLALSSISVYGIVLAGWASNNKYSLLGGLRSSAQLISYELAMTLAVLGVLLASGDLRLTTIVEHQAKLWNAVPQFLGFLVFLVAAFAETNRLPFDLAEAENELVAGYHVELSSMKFAAFMMSEYINMTTVSALATTLYLGGWNLPGVTLPAGWLGLLLSFAIFLAKVGFLLWLFVWVRWTLPRFRFDQLMRLGWKGLIPLALLNLVWVSFGLTQGWW
- a CDS encoding NADH-quinone oxidoreductase subunit NuoE family protein, which produces MKTQAIHAVPPEQLQKVTFDQAMEERIAQILKRYPTKRAAMLPVLWLCQERYGWISPGVIEAVAEKLEESPAFVEGVVSFYTMFHRKPPAKYVLQLCVTLSCELCGAKTLAQHIKDRLGIGFGEKTADGTFQLVGVECLGACGGAPVIQVNEDYYENMTPEKLDQLLSELAKEQ
- a CDS encoding 2Fe-2S iron-sulfur cluster-binding protein — protein: MPKLTIDGREVEVPQGTNLIEAARLAGVDVPYFCYHPYLTVVGQCRICMVEIEGQPRLAIACATPAADGMVVKSETSERVREAREAVMEFLLANHPLDCPVCDQAGECLLQDHAMSEQRGTFASGMLETRRTFPGLERRLLGPHVIQNQNRCIHCSRCIRFTQEISETCALTYKSRGNHAYIDTFDGRPFDDPFSACAADVCPVGALTVREFRFRKRAWKLSSTPSVCPGCSIGCNIWIDHHERIVYRFTPRENPDINATWLCDYGRFLAESLNQQDVLRPKRRIKEGWQELSWAEVLRALALDVKAVKTLRVVASGTMSNEELYLARELFTRQLQGEMVVPVFAGEPRKMKNGRREWLYSQSALPNVEGAKRLGIATVDEEGLARFLYGAADLTVILDPQAHPFLATPEAVQLIKVGPTVVMARVDSPLLEAATWVLPVASLASNEGTFTSSTGKVQRFAAAVAPAGEARPLWQILAFLARALGFGNLAASAPQQVFQWIAEGEQGFAGLDWDTLLGADETSYRERQHVG
- a CDS encoding NADH-quinone oxidoreductase subunit J family protein — protein: MELAVFYLAAVAAVVSALVAVAHRNPVINVLALIVTFFCVAVNFALMGADFLAGAQVLIYAGAILVLFLFVVMLLGAPTVSGEENPRPIQKTLGAFLAAAVAAAGFFFFRGFSGTGIPHPEAGNTAHALGRLLVGPHLFAFELVSVVLLAALIGALVLVKRKH